A region from the Bacillus sp. Marseille-P3661 genome encodes:
- a CDS encoding ROK family protein — translation MLRTFLEDHSQKNKLKKSLYQLIHRYGVISKVDLINEMNIPQTTLNRMLRDLEEKGLIRLCGYGESSGGRPPVLYEAIPNASYVIGIEIARTHVNIILQNIKFELIDQEYFTMTNEHTSEKTLNNVIEIIHSLLVKYSLDIDMIVGIGVGAVGPLNRESGIILTPDAFLAEGWGNVKISSMLTSEFPVPIVLNNAANTAALAEYKISNSNDEDILYCISGYGLRCGFINKGRFLNIREGDASSFGHMIIEPNGRKCSCGKRGCVNAYVSFHAIFKCIEETLENEKDNFLLNIQGIEDLLGSLNCKEDVVRQIVLRSGYFYGLAIANMINILHPSTVILQGKLISHSNEYYNHVVKTAEEHIYTVSSSKVLIKKGELGENAPAIGAAMEVFYSLFD, via the coding sequence GTGTTAAGGACATTTTTAGAGGATCATTCACAAAAAAACAAATTGAAAAAATCACTTTATCAATTAATCCATAGATATGGAGTTATATCTAAGGTTGATTTAATTAATGAAATGAATATACCGCAAACAACATTGAATCGAATGTTACGAGATCTTGAAGAAAAAGGATTAATCCGATTGTGTGGATACGGAGAATCTAGTGGTGGTAGACCGCCTGTCCTTTATGAGGCTATCCCTAATGCTAGCTATGTAATTGGAATTGAAATAGCAAGGACACATGTTAATATTATTCTTCAAAATATTAAGTTTGAATTGATAGATCAGGAATACTTTACAATGACAAATGAACATACCTCAGAAAAAACTTTAAATAATGTGATTGAAATTATCCATTCATTACTTGTGAAGTATTCTTTAGATATAGATATGATAGTAGGAATTGGCGTTGGTGCAGTTGGTCCACTTAATCGAGAAAGCGGCATAATTTTAACTCCTGATGCTTTTCTGGCAGAAGGATGGGGAAATGTCAAGATCTCATCGATGCTCACTTCGGAATTTCCAGTACCAATAGTGTTAAACAATGCTGCGAACACAGCAGCGTTAGCTGAATATAAGATAAGTAATTCGAATGATGAAGATATCTTGTATTGTATCAGCGGTTATGGGCTACGGTGTGGCTTTATAAACAAAGGGCGATTTTTAAATATTCGAGAAGGAGATGCTAGTTCCTTTGGTCATATGATTATCGAACCCAATGGGAGAAAGTGTAGCTGTGGTAAACGTGGCTGTGTCAATGCATATGTATCGTTCCATGCTATTTTTAAATGTATAGAAGAAACGTTGGAAAACGAAAAGGATAATTTCCTTTTAAATATACAGGGAATTGAAGACTTATTGGGGAGTTTAAATTGTAAAGAAGATGTTGTTAGACAAATCGTGTTAAGATCCGGCTACTTTTATGGTTTAGCTATCGCCAATATGATTAATATTTTACATCCAAGTACGGTTATTTTACAGGGTAAATTAATTAGCCATTCAAACGAATATTATAATCATGTAGTAAAGACTGCTGAAGAACATATATATACTGTTAGTTCCAGCAAGGTCCTGATCAAGAAAGGGGAACTTGGAGAAAATGCCCCCGCTATTGGAGCAGCAATGGAGGTTTTTTACAGTTTATTTGATTAG
- a CDS encoding chromate transporter — protein sequence MNKDIRLLFEIFISFLKIGPVTFGGGYAMIPLIEREVVTKKKWLKIEDVSDVFALAESVPGAIAINSATFIGHRIAGTRGAICAMFGVLLPTFFTVITLSMLFFSLQGNPHLESAFMGIRASIVALIVFAGIKISKTAIFDKSTFALMAVMLIILLFVHIHPVMIIISGAILGVGIIKLKEKLGFVIKLDKEHQGYMNKDQEGA from the coding sequence TTGAATAAAGATATAAGACTACTTTTTGAAATTTTTATCTCCTTTTTAAAAATAGGTCCAGTTACATTTGGTGGAGGTTATGCAATGATTCCATTGATTGAAAGGGAGGTAGTAACCAAAAAAAAGTGGCTCAAGATTGAAGATGTTTCGGATGTTTTTGCGTTAGCTGAATCTGTTCCAGGAGCGATAGCCATTAATTCAGCGACATTTATTGGTCACAGGATTGCAGGTACTCGCGGTGCGATCTGCGCTATGTTCGGTGTTTTACTTCCGACGTTTTTTACTGTAATTACGTTAAGTATGTTGTTTTTTTCTTTACAAGGAAATCCACATTTAGAATCAGCCTTTATGGGTATTCGCGCTTCAATTGTCGCTTTAATTGTTTTTGCCGGTATCAAAATTTCTAAAACGGCCATCTTTGATAAATCAACATTTGCTCTAATGGCAGTCATGCTCATAATCCTTCTATTTGTACATATCCACCCAGTTATGATCATAATAAGCGGTGCAATTCTAGGGGTAGGAATCATTAAGTTAAAAGAAAAATTAGGATTTGTAATAAAGCTTGATAAAGAACATCAAGGGTATATGAATAAGGATCAAGAGGGGGCATAG
- a CDS encoding GbsR/MarR family transcriptional regulator, whose protein sequence is MVIDALAQNMNLYGITPSAGRLYGLLLFSDKPLTLDEMKEELGMSKTSMSTSVRTLLDLNMVEKVWIKGERKDLYSIKEDWYQCFFDYFTIKWRTAITTNSTVMEKSITKLQKLIADPETSEEIREQALIDIKKLEERLDYYDWQDRLIDSFETKEILNFIPIEKKKD, encoded by the coding sequence ATGGTTATTGATGCTCTTGCTCAAAATATGAACCTTTATGGAATCACCCCCTCCGCTGGACGATTATATGGTCTCCTTTTATTCTCAGATAAACCGCTTACACTAGATGAAATGAAAGAAGAGCTCGGGATGAGCAAAACAAGTATGAGTACATCGGTTAGAACCTTACTTGATTTAAATATGGTGGAAAAGGTTTGGATAAAGGGTGAGAGGAAGGATTTATATTCAATCAAAGAAGATTGGTATCAGTGCTTTTTTGATTACTTCACAATCAAATGGCGAACTGCCATTACAACAAATAGTACTGTAATGGAAAAGTCGATAACCAAATTACAAAAACTTATTGCTGACCCGGAGACTTCTGAAGAAATCCGTGAACAAGCCCTAATAGATATTAAGAAGCTAGAAGAAAGGCTTGACTATTACGATTGGCAAGACAGACTCATCGATAGCTTTGAGACAAAGGAAATTCTAAATTTTATTCCAATTGAAAAGAAGAAGGATTAG
- a CDS encoding chromate transporter, protein MLLLELFVVFTMIGAVSFGGGYAMIPVIEREVTNRGWLTTSEFTDIIAVAGMSPGPIATNSATVVGYHVAGIPGAILSSFAMTLPSLVIILIIAIFFMKFNQHQMVKSAFYGLRPIVTSLILFAAIKFSISNGVVSTTITTEMILLLLVFISALFSLLYLRLHPALVIVLSGVIGVFIF, encoded by the coding sequence ATGCTGTTGTTAGAACTGTTTGTTGTCTTTACTATGATTGGGGCAGTGTCTTTTGGTGGTGGCTATGCGATGATTCCGGTCATTGAACGAGAAGTGACTAACAGAGGCTGGCTTACAACAAGTGAATTTACAGATATTATTGCGGTTGCGGGCATGTCACCTGGACCGATTGCAACTAACAGTGCAACAGTTGTAGGATACCATGTTGCAGGAATACCTGGTGCAATTCTTTCATCGTTTGCTATGACATTACCTTCTTTAGTCATCATTTTAATTATCGCCATCTTTTTTATGAAATTTAATCAACATCAAATGGTAAAATCAGCATTTTATGGCTTACGTCCCATTGTCACTAGTTTAATTCTTTTTGCTGCAATCAAATTCTCCATCTCTAACGGTGTGGTATCAACTACCATTACTACTGAGATGATCTTGCTATTACTTGTATTTATTAGTGCACTGTTTTCATTGTTATATTTAAGATTACATCCTGCACTTGTAATTGTATTATCAGGAGTTATAGGTGTTTTTATCTTTTAA